Proteins from a genomic interval of Neisseria arctica:
- a CDS encoding adenine phosphoribosyltransferase — translation MLIHPDVMGVNALAEKIRKVPHWPKEGILFHDITPVLQSPEYFRLLVDLLVYRYMGQKIDVVAGLDARGFIIGAALAYQLNVGFVPIRKKGKLPFETVSQSYALEYGETTVEMHTDAVQPGARVLLVDDLVATGGTMLAGVELIQRLGGEVIEAAAILEFTDLPGGNKIRSKGVNLFSLCQNEGSMPEA, via the coding sequence ATGTTGATTCATCCGGATGTAATGGGTGTCAATGCTTTGGCGGAAAAGATTCGCAAAGTGCCTCATTGGCCTAAAGAAGGCATTTTATTTCATGATATTACGCCTGTATTGCAAAGCCCGGAGTATTTCCGCCTTTTAGTAGATTTGTTGGTTTACCGCTATATGGGTCAGAAAATCGATGTGGTAGCCGGTTTGGATGCACGCGGTTTTATTATCGGTGCGGCATTGGCTTATCAGTTAAATGTGGGCTTTGTACCTATTCGCAAAAAAGGCAAGCTGCCTTTTGAAACGGTATCGCAAAGTTATGCCTTGGAATATGGCGAAACAACAGTTGAAATGCATACTGATGCAGTACAGCCGGGGGCTCGGGTGTTGCTGGTAGACGACTTAGTCGCTACAGGTGGAACGATGCTTGCTGGTGTTGAGCTGATTCAAAGATTGGGTGGTGAGGTAATTGAGGCCGCGGCGATTCTTGAGTTTACCGATTTGCCCGGAGGTAATAAGATCCGAAGCAAGGGTGTAAATTTGTTCAGCTTGTGTCAAAACGAAGGCAGTATGCCCGAAGCGTAA